From Triticum aestivum cultivar Chinese Spring chromosome 7B, IWGSC CS RefSeq v2.1, whole genome shotgun sequence:
ttcaataggctccgaggagcgagatattacaaacatgggtctcatgacccaacactcagagcatacaagtcaaagcacaagcggaagctatcatgtctgagtacagacatctatgaatggaaaaggctgagaagcctgactatctaccagatcctgccgggggcacaagatcgtagctgaggtaacaagctaaacgtcgaagtccacgcggaactaccagcgagactaaagtctctctgcaaaacataaaataggcaaacgtgagtacaaatgtacccagcaagacttacatcagaactaactacatatgcttcattatcaacaaaggggatggtggggtttaactgcagcaagccagctttgactcggtggctatcctaaactacgactgcaagcgactcttttgaggtggcgcacacgagtccacatattcaccatatcaatacaccactatggatccgctcccgtctccctacgagaacgccatccatagcactcacgcttatcttgcgtattttagggtatccactttcacttgtctatgaactgatataagcaacccagaagtccttttccgcggacacggctattcgaatagatcatattaaccctgcaggggtgtacttcttcatacatgtttccaccacttagcgtctgcacacgacatgtgctcggcagacttcaagcgaaagccgacgtgggtgtagaccacgacctacctaaacactcaagtctctagtccaggtttatcacctattcaggttccatccgcagggagtccggccgaggtttcccatacggccccgaacgatgtgaacagggttcccgagatacctaacgggtattcggtacacccggccacgtacctaccgcatcacagcccacccctacggtcagcgctgtccacggcctccagtaggctacaaacaccagaaactacttgcaactcctggacagaggactagggtgaataagaagtcgagcggggtcatatttcagggcccaatgtatggtagtagctgaatcatggatcacgaacacagaactcagttcctgaggacggctgcaatgagacaacccaccatgtactcctacatggcctctcaccgctacctttaccaaatcgtgttcacacacttagctcacacacagtaggacatgttcacacgcctctgattcatccccgatgaatcagacctgactcaactctaagcagtggcaggcatgacaaacaaacatgaatgagtaggcacaacagggctcaaacaactcctactcatgctagtgggtttcatctatttactgtggaatgacaggtcatgcagaggataaaggggttcagctaccgcagcaagtaacagatgaatcggtgttgtcctaatgcagtaaaagagagcaggagcgagagagtaggattgtatcggaatgaacaagggggttttgcttgcctggcacttctgaagataacattgagtcttcatcagtgtcaacgatcacatcatcggtatcacgtctatcgagaggggacaaataccggcaacacagaaaggaacacaatcaatgcaatgcacaatatgatgcatgatcatgacatggcaaaatgaatgtgtttgagctaatgcaactagcaacagattaaatgaagttggtttgaatataaaattcaaattcaaactccatatgtgattattcaaatgacaTTCACTTcattgccctaaacagtagtgataagttgttctaacatgcatgaaaatggtacagatggattccttgaatttttctgataatttttcatatataaattatttaatttggagttacggttgaatttctatgatttttagaagttttttacaattttctggaattttctgattatttagaattaaaataattccagaaaatgaattatggcgtcagcatgtcatcaccttgacgtcagcaggtcaacagggcgccctaggtcaaacctgacgtgtgggggccacacgtcagtgactatctaatctaacctagttaattagcactaacctaggttaagttaaattagtttaaatctaaactggattagttagccgggcggggcccgcatgtcagtggggagagggggggtcaaaccgggcagtgggtcaacccacgccggtcagcgggtcagcgggcgccggcgtttagccgccggcgagcccgacgcggcggcgcaagtgcaattcgctgttccggccaccaaaagggtcggggagggtacctacggggagctggggatgggctgaggctcttggtggagggacttgagctcggggcggtcggaatcgacgccggcggcgagctatgcggcggccggagctcgggcacgctCGGACACGGCGTTTTGGGGCACGGGGGGAGGAGTGGGTAGGTGCTCTGGGTTCCCGGGAACGCGACGAGGACGACAGCGTGCTCGGACGCGACGTGCGGGGCCTCTAGccgcggcgacctcgtggccggcggcgacgagctctcgggctcggcggagcCCGTGGTTAGAGGAAAGAATCGGCATCAGGGAgaggggggttcggtgcgggggctcacagcgatggcgatggaatgctcggcgaggtcggggacggcccggagccgacgaattcgtcgacggctaccggcgggtccgaagaggggaagaacggcggggcggcgcctcggggcttctccggtcgcgtgagatggcggggagggtgaggatggagtggcggagctggtgggctagttgggggagcgagggaggccctgtggccgcggtggtggcgagcggcggcgacggcggctccgttcggggaggaaaacagagagggggaagagcgttcggggaagagagagggagcagcgagggaggaagaggagcgaggggacacgaggcgtgagggggGAGGCTCGGGGAcgactcggtggaagcaggaggtggccgaggcggcatcagcgctcgccaccgagctgcttcggtgcgaggggaggaagaagacaagggggaggaggtgggctgggcctcacaggtgggctgcacagggggggctgggccagcacaggtgagcgccaggtaagtgggcttctctctctctttttatttctattctgtttttcttttaattaattcttttgccactgtttgaattaaaaataataattcaaacaatgccaaagctcctctgaatatttttatattgctagatggactttttcaaaagctcataaaatatttcaggggtatttgaaattatattctaatcatatgaatataattcaaattcaaatagctaatgatttaaattcaaagtcccaaaaataaatcctttcaaaatgtttattatttttggtttggatcaaaacccttgccaaaaatattaaacacctaagaggagcattttggaacaatgaatgagattttaggggtttttgcccctcttttatttagggttttgaggctcccaatattcctcaattcaagtttcaaaaatatagacatgatgcacacatgaagctagcctagagcaatgccagaagctagggatgtgacaccgccCCCCTGCTCCATCTCCCACATCACCTCCATGAAATCATCGACGGCGCAGGGCAGCTCGAGCGGGCCGATGCAGCCGGCGAAGCCGTACTCCGTCTCGGCCTCGTCCAGCAGCGCGCGGAACAGGGGGTGGTTTGCGCACCTGGCGCGCACCGCGAACCGCTCCTTGCCTGGCCCCACGAGCACGGCGAAGTACCCCGCCGGCACGGCCCACGCCGCCACCCTGCCATCGGCCGCGcgtggcgacgccggggcactggcgCTGCtgccagcgccgccaccgccgtaGGCCGCCGGCTGCCTCCGGTGGCCCAGCGACCGGCACTTCTGGAGCGTCTTGGCCAGGATGTTCTTCTTCTGACCCCCTTCCTTCATGGCTGATCGATGTGGAAAACTACCTACCGACAACGGGACTGGATCGAAACAGTATACTACTACGGGGGGTAGTAGCTATGGAGCTAGCCACGGTCGTAGCCTTGGTGCAGGCGGGACATGTCCTTGGTGGCTTttggcgcgaggagggagagggcgctCCCGGTGTAGTTCATACTTCTTTGTGGACGGGCGCAAGAGGCGACGAAGGAGGCATCGGCGGAGTATGAGGTGATGGTTAGTTTCTCCCGAGAGTGAACCAAAGTCACGAAGGCGACGAAGAGTATGAGGTGCTGGTTTGGAGAATGGGACGCAGGAATTTAAAGGAGAAAGGGAGCGCCTCAGCTGCTTTCTCGCGGTGGTAGCAAGAAGAAGAGGTTCAGATTAAGAGCAAGCTAAGAATGGCACATATGCATGCGTACGCGGAGGGCTGCGGTTGAAAGTTTCTTCTTCTTCTCGGCCCCTTGAGACGCGGTGAGAAGTAGTTAGGGCGAGCCGTAAAATGTACTAGTATGGGATCAACTACGTGCAAGTTGACTGAATTTTATTTTTGGGTCAGTCGACACACACAAACAGGTTTCAGTCGATTTGTTCTTTGCGCTACAGCCTAAGGGCATCTCCACGCTGAGTTTCAAATCGGACACCTCCATTCGTGGACAGGAAGGACCAGTCTGCGGACACTGATACGGAAGCCGGTCATCCAAAACCATCTGCATATATTTTAAACAAAATCAGACAAATTTAAGCAGACATGTCAGATTTCAAGTGTGGACATAATTTACATACACGACGATATTTCGGATGTTTAACTGAAAACTAAAAAAGCTATAGTTTGTACTAGACGACCATCTCATATGCGTGGCCACCTTACCCGGCCGCACTGATGTCGCCGTCAATGTCGTGTTGCCTGGCGCTTGCGGAGGAGCCGCTCCGCTTCCAACTACACGGTGTGGAGGGCCGTCGCGGCCAATGCCGACAGCACACAAGGAGCTCTGGCGGCAGACTTGCCCCTATCGGCGTTGGTGGAGGAGTCGCTAAGCAATCACTCCTTACTGATCTTGGCGAGCTCACCTCAAGATGGCGGCGACACCTGATGGCCATCTCCACGGTGGTTACGAAGCTCTTGCTTATAGTAGCAGAGCAGAAATAGGCCAAAtttttaggccaactccaatgcTAGACCCCAAATCGTCAGCCGTGTCCGTTTGCGCCAAACGGACAGAAAAGGTGGCCCAACCGCAGACCACATCTCTATTTTTTGCCCGATACGTGTCCGTTTTGCTCCATTTTCACACCAAAGTTGCTCTGAATTTGGAGCCAAAGCGGACAGAAAATGGAAGTCTCCGCGTCATCTTCGTCCAGCTCTGTCCGtgcctggcccacctgtcatcctctctcCTTTTTTCTCTCCCTGGTCCACCATGCcctcccacccacccacccgggaAGAGCACAAGACGCGGCATGGTAGGAGGAGAGCATATCCTATACTCCCAGTGATGGGGTACTCCGGCTGCACCGTGTGCAGCACAGCTGTTGGATGGTAAATGTAGGTACAAGATGGAATGCGGACACTCATCTTGTGAATTTTGTAGAAAGACCCCTATATAAGTACAGAATAAATAACGTTTCCATACTATAGCTCCAAAAAGATGTGCTGCCCAAGCTTTGGAACAGAAAAGAGGAACATCATGTACTTCAGTAGCTTGTTTCACGTTGATGCATTCATCCAACACGTACAAATACGACAACAGCTCTATAGTACAGAGTATCATGGAATTTCCAAGATGAAAAACATATATATTCCATAGGAAGTGCAAAACATAAATATTCAGCAAATTGATTTGAGAAGGTAAACTAATTCTAAGAAAAATAAAGAATTAGTAAGTCCATGAACCAAGATTTGGACTCATAAATTTTGTACCGAAGATGCTAACATGATAACATCAGGTGTATTAATCAGGTTTGTCAACTTAGAAGGCAACATATCAACAACCATCTTGACATTTCATAGCTCATAGTACAACAGTAATATCATGAATGCTTTGTGAACAACACTCATGACAATACACATAAACCTACCATGAAGCACATAACTAGAGTTGCAGACCAAATATTTACAGCCGAGGTATAGCAGATTAGCAAGTAAACATATCTTGCGCCAACAGATTCAAGTAGGTGTACTTGAACTAGGTCCACTATAACATGAATGAAGGCATTTTTTCATCCAATATTTAACACAAAGTAAAGGGTGTCCGCTCCCATGGTTTGGGTTGTGCAGCAAGATATTGAACAAGTGCAAGTCAAAGATTTGCAAACACACGCAACATGTTTTAATTGATGAGGAGCAAAATATAAATACCATTTGAGTTGTCATGTCCGCCTTGGTAAGTAGAACAATCTGCCGATGTTGAACCTTCTTAGACGCTACTTGCTCTGCAAACAAGAAATGTGCATTATGAAAACATGACAACCTATATAGTATTATTTAAATTATGTATTTACCTTTTTTCCTTCTCTTAATGACTAGCAATATTGTTTGAACTTAAGTCAAGTGACATGCACAGATAAACATGAGTAAATATAACAAAAAAAATACCATGGAAAAGTTGTTGGCATCATCTTCAAGTCCCATCGCTGTAGTTGACCCGACACTTGGAGCAATACCGCCATTCACTCCATCATTCCCTGCTTGACACAGAAAAAAGTGTAAGATATTACATGAAGGTGAAACCAAGAGGTAGCTTGTCATGTGAATTGTAGCACAACGAGGTCTAAAAAGTAACATCCCCAGCTAAAGTAGCAAAGAAAGAAAATGTCTGATGCATTGGCATTTAATTAGATGTACTAAAAAAAGCAGAGTTATGAAAATGGTGCTAATAAAGAACATTCCTGAGTACATCATCATACATTTTCCCGCACGAGTTCTTCATCCATTTCCATGGACCCAACGACAGTACACCCACCAAACCCATCCCTCCATCCCAATCATCCCATCCGTTGCTTAATTTGCTCATTCTAATTAATTAGGTGCAGATCCATTCCTTGCACGAAATCAGTTGGTTACTATGTCAACTCCATCCTAACTGGAATAGTGGCCCTTGAGAGAGAGATAGTAGCAGAGGAGGATGAAATGAAATTAACAGTCATAATATTGGTTGCCCACTTATTTCAGATTTAAAAAACAGAGATGTTCAGACAGTAGCGACTCTGAACCAAAACTTGCAGAAATATGGATGTTCTGCTGCATCTAgcttctcttttctttttgtttccttTCCTTCCAAGGAAAATTGTCTTGCTTATCCATACGCGCCATTTTCTCTCTTGGTTGTGTCAGCATGATTGATTCCAAAATATAAGCAACGATTAAACCACATCCAGATGATCTGATTAGATGGGCATGGACATACAATTATTAACCTACATTAATTTGTACAAGTGCTTCGTGCTTCATCCACATCACAACAAAACTATTTGTCCCAAGTTGTTGATATTTTTCTATAAGGAAGTTGCTGACATTTTACTTTGAACTCAGTGTTACTTCGAACTCATCTCAGGCCATAAGTTGCTGAAATTTTCTGTAAGTAATTGCTCAAATATGTAGTCTAAGCAAAATACAGTAAGTTGTTTCGTGCGCTCAGATACAGAGAGATATCAGCACAATCTACTCAGATGGGTGATTATCTACATCTAACACAATCATCATAAAATGGATGATAGATTAGAAGAAAAATACAAGGTTGTAACATCGAAAAGTATACCTGAAGGCTTGAGTTCTCGTCTCCTGTGTCGGCGGATGGAGGATCTAGCCGTCGGCGGATTGAGGAGGTAGGcgccgggtggggggggggggggggggggggggttgacacCGAGGCGGTTGGCCGCTGTACGTCGTAACACGGCGACGTCCGCCGCCGAAgccccatagccttagggcatctccagccgcgctccCAGGAAGGCcttcccaggcgattttttcgcgccggcgccgaaaaaacggcccagtcgcgtccccaggagcccgattttcgccggcttgggccgaaaacagcgccggcggacccagcccgaacccggcgcgctggggggcgcccgggggcgccgggacgagctgttttggcgcgaaaaatacgcgggccagccgcgtcagcgactcggcgcctcgtcttTCCCCAACgacctcggttcccgcgggaaatcaatggcaaggctgccgccggtcggccttgccattgattcctcacgggcggcgcttcaCGGGGCGGCGCGCCAACGCCTCCCTTCCCTCGCatgcgtacacacgggcgcggcccggctataaaagccagcggcctccactcgcctgtgcccagaccagtcccgcccctcgtcgccgtccagcccctccctctccctgcctctcccgagcgccgccctccggcctctccctctacctctcccgagcccacccagccccgccgtcgccatggcagaacgcttccccggagacgaggcggcggccaacggcttcggccgccgttcgctccgcgaacaggagtcctggctcctgttccaggcgaacatcccggcgccgccggacatgcgcgccgggccatcggggtggaggctcagcgtcGGGGGAgtacccattcccccgttgcccgacgccgtggcgaagccgaagtacttcgccgaggaggtcaagatcgtgcgcgcgtccctcaccgacgcccaactctccctcccccagtacgccgccgacaaccacgcggcctgggcggcgtatttcgagcgccgccagcagcagcgattggcgtccaccaacgacgcgccggtggtcggcggccggcagaaaagcgaggggcgccacctctggtggggcgtccccggccgcacactcgagggcgtgctcacatacctcgagggcggcaacgacccgccgttggcgtaccccccggcgcagcaccgacgtgtcgggccatgggcgccaaggaggttcgggtcctcctcctcctcttcttcctcccgatcctcgtcgcactcctccggcactccggccctgctcggcgttaaggccgagcccgcggcggagtcgCCGCTCGGCCTGCGCACTTGCAGCGCTGGCATCGTcgtcaacgagggcggccggcgcgccttgTCCTCGTcagctcctccgcgcttcgtcaagccaaagacggagccggggcttgcgtcggtgaaggcggagttcgacgacgacgacgcggccctagaatgggcgcgccaggactccattgcgatggagaaggcgcgccgggagaaggtgaaggagcgccagcgcggcgccctgcgccgcttcgaagagcgccgacgcggccgcgatgaagacggggtcgtcgtcctacgcgacagcgacaacgacgacgacgccccgccgccagtccgccatggcgacgccgggtccagcaggggcgcccgcgtcaaggtggagaaggccgccgacgacgacgatgacggcgacgacttcagcccctttcttttttagattaggttaatgtaatgaaaatgcgcgaatttcaccgaaatttgccatgtttagacgaaatttgccatgtttagacgaaatttaactagtttttatcataacttcgccaAACGTCCCTTCTTTTTTTTTAATACGCGCCTAGGGGCGGCCCTGGGGGCCGACTCGCccccagggccattttttgcgccggctcatccccaggcggcgctttttgacgcccccctgggggccaacggctgaagatgcccttagagcaagtataataggtcCTAATCAGCTGGCTATAAGATGTCCACATCAGCAAAatcttatgtggaggagagagaacacTGGAGAGAGAAGAGAGCTGGCGCTTCGCCCATCGCCGGGCGATAACACAAGCTCCGATGAAATTAACCGCGCATGCAGCTGGCGAGCAGGGCAAAGCATGCATGCAGCCAATCACTGTTCCTTTCTTTGCATTTCTCTCCATACAAACATTAAAGACTACAGCTAACCTACAGCCAGTTTATTATACGCCTTGGCTATATAGCTGGCGTGGTACTAGTATAAAGCCGGCAACAGGCTACTCTATTAGCTTTGCTCTTATCTGTTCGTGTCCGTTGAAGCTTTGGGGCAGCACATGTTACAGATTACCTTATGGCTATTTCTGTACTTACATGAGGTGATTTCTGCAAAATTCGAAGTGTGCGGCGTTCAGGTTCATCCCGTACCTACATTTTGTATCCAACGTTTGAGCTGTACAGGGAGTAGCTGGAGCACCGAATCCTTTGGAGCACTGGATATTTCCCCCTGCTGGGGGTATGCCTGGGACAATGAGCTTTGCGATTGCTGAAGCAAGGAATGGTACTGCAGCTGCTCATGACGTTGATAAGGGTAATGTGGCTGTGGAATCCGCGCCTGCTGGAGGTTACCTTGAGAACACGGATCCCATTCTGGTAAGTCATCGTCGTCGCCATCGCTGTTCCAGGGTTGGGCTGCAGCAGATCTGTTACCATACTTGCGAATCAATTCTCTCACTCGGTCTGTCGGGGAAGAAGTGTGTGCTAGATGCTGATGGCTCCTGTAAGTCTGTGGCACTGTCACATTGGCAGCCGAGTTTGAGACGCTAACGAAATTGTATTCAGGTAGGTCATCATCATCCCTAACAACACCAGAACCAAAGCCAGGAGGAACATCAGCGGTTACAACTTCCTGATGAGAAGCAGTGGAAGAGCGGGATGATGGCTGGGAGATCATGGGCATAGCTGAACCAGAAGTGGCAGCCTGCCTCTTGGAGTCATCTTGCCTATTGGGCACCCTAGATGAGGCATGGGGTCTTCGCCACACGACGACTCCGATGATAGATGTTCCAGGCACAGTAAAACTACCCGAGTGCTCCTTTGGCAGGTGGTCAGCAAGTATCTGAGCTGCCTTCCCTTGAGAAGGACAGAGGTACAACTCCACCCCTTCAGAAGGCTTCACTAGCCCTACTCTCTCATCTGCTATATATGAGTCAATAGTCTGCAGAAGAACGGTAGATTGTTAGCAAATCAGGAGCTGTGTGACAATGATAAGCTTTGACTCAAGAGCAAATACTTGAGAGATAGTAGGAAGGGACCTTTAAGAGATGATGTCGACCACTCTCAAGAGAGGCCTCCTTCCAGCGTAACTCAGTTACCTGTAAAACAAGTGACAGATACTCAATGTAAGAAAAAACAATATTTTCAGGAGCAAAACTCAAGAGTAGCCAGAAAGGTCTGAAATAGGTACAGATTACCCGAAATATTCGATATTTGAATTCAGTACAATGTGAACAGGGCAGTCTACCAAAAGTCTAAATAGTACTAGTAGTTTATTTGTTATTCAAATTCACACAAAATATGGTTGATAATATGAGCATACAGATTCCAGTTCctttgttcaaaaaaaaaaaagattccAGTTTAGGGTCGTAAAATTCATATGCCACTATTTTAATAAGCTTACCCTATTGCCACTGTTGACCAAACTTCATGAGCTAGCTGTGACAGGTAAGCAAAGATCATTTGCCCTTCGTCACAAAAGAACTGGTCTAATATGGCCCACATATCAGCCTGTTCTGTCAGCCGTGGGCCACCAGTCAGCTAACCTCTTCCTAACTATCCCAATCTTATCTCCCCTTCTCTTTCACTGATCCATGCCTACTCATCAAATCTCCGCCAAAGCAGCATTGATGCCCGGGCTGCGGCTCTGATCAGACTGCCTCCACCCAACCAACTAGCTATAGCAGCCCAAGCTCATGTTGTCTTCTGCATGGCATGGCAGACTAGGACCATAGTCTGGCGATGGAGCGGCAAACTCCAGCAGGTGGGAGCATGAGGAAGGTCTCTTGGCTGCTTGAATGCCAAGAGGCAGGACCTCATAAGGAGAGAGAAGAGATGACACGAGGCTGAAGCATATCAATGGCAAGGCTTGGCAGAATTGCGAGAAAGGGCAAGCAGCAAGGAATGTTTATTTGGGTCAATAAGGGTAGGGAAGGTCTCGGTGATGCTATCGGCAATGGTATTGCAGCAAGGGGGTGAACAATTGAGGAACAACATGTAGGAGGGTGGTAACAGCTTCAACAAGGTTAATTGAGATGCGAGGCCTGCCATGTACCCGCTAGCATGGCTAGATCGGGCCCAGGAGAGCGGATAGCCAAACACTGACAGAGCCTGTGGCACGGTATGGTGCCGACTGAGGAAGAAAGAAAAATTTGGTTTGATGTGGCATCAAAAAGAGGGGCCAACAAATAGCGTTTTCGTCAAAAAGAAGATGAGGACGAGATGGGTATTATGAATAAGTACAACATGAAAATACCCAAGTTTGGTTATCATTAGGATATCGGTAAGTAGTTACACTATAGAGTTTGTTATTGTTTAGAGATAGATTACCTAGATCTCAATCTCAGAGAAAAATAGTCTATCTACCTATAAAACTAGTAAACTATATCTAAGAGTAGTCTATCTATAACAAATGATAATAACTAAAGTTGGGCATTTGCAGCTGTCCACGGCCCTAGCAAAAACAGTAGTACAATTTTAAGAAGTGGTGATAAAATAGGGAGTGTCTGTTTTGCAGCGGCATTTCAGGTATTCAGTTACTTACAGTAGCACAAGGCTTACAGCATGTGTGAAATCTGTGTGATTTTATTCTTTTTCAATTTAGTGCTTAAGTATGTTCAGTTGTTCACTAAGAGAAAATCATGATATTATGATGAATAATTATGTTGCATGTGGTGTAAACTAACACAAATATCAAATCTGACAGGATTTGGGAGCGATCACAGAAAGCCTGTGAAGGCCCGAGTTTGCCTCACACAATAGAATTATAATTCAAATACGTGGTCCTGCGTACAGTTGCAGTTGCCATGATAAACTACCATACTGGAAGAGCGCAAGATCACATTGCACGCACCACGATACAGTTCAAGAGTAATGCTAAACATGCATAAATATTCTTATCAGGGccttccctttcctttcttttcttgtccAATGTTTATTCTCCCGGTCGCTTTGCAATATCATACTGTTGGTAAGAGCACCCTAACAGTATCGTACCAAGATGCTCAAGTTCAGTATGTCAAAGCTCAAAGCAATCTATTTGTTTTACTATATAAAAGTCTATCTGCACCTTTGTTAACCGTACACAGGTGACCTTCAAGAAAGTAAATGGTTCGATATAACACTGATGTAACAGTAaatgtaccaaatgtcacaatctAGAAGTGTCGAACTATTAACTAACTATACGATGACTAGGTGACTAGGTCTATCCATGGCTTGCTTCTATTGATCTGTTGCAGGAAACTCAGTTGTGTACACTATGAAGTCCACGGCTTATCATATGAAAAGATTATGAAATTCGCAGTACCTGACAATACTACAACTGCAACATATGTTGAGAAAAAAAATCCCTACATGGATCATGACAGAAAAGCGCTTCCTAGTGGTATATGATATATTTTTGTGAGGGTACAAGATATACACACACAACCATTCACACCACCACACCTACACACAAGTGTGGGTCTCCCACACATGCTGGCATGTGCTATCCCATATAACATGAGGATGCACCCTGAATAAATATGGCACACCCTGTCAATCCTAAGGGCTGAACCCAGGTGGGTTGGAACGAACAATCTCGCTCCCACCACTAGGCCACAGGCCCATCCCTTCAAGATCTGCCACGTTGGCTTCAAACGCACTAACTAACGGTGGCATTTAATCTTCCATTTTATGGCATCCCAGGGCCTAGACTGTGAACGGGTACACTGTGAGTTCACATGATACAGAAAATTCAGTTTATGT
This genomic window contains:
- the LOC123163017 gene encoding auxin-induced protein 6B-like, with product MKEGGQKKNILAKTLQKCRSLGHRRQPAAYGGGGAGSSASAPASPRAADGRVAAWAVPAGYFAVLVGPGKERFAVRARCANHPLFRALLDEAETEYGFAGCIGPLELPCAVDDFMEVMWEMEQGGGVTSLASGIALG